The following are encoded together in the Chiloscyllium plagiosum isolate BGI_BamShark_2017 chromosome 1, ASM401019v2, whole genome shotgun sequence genome:
- the fabp2 gene encoding fatty acid-binding protein, intestinal, translating to MAFNGTWKAERNDNYDKFMEQMGVNVMKRKLASHDNLKLTIHQDGDKFTIKESSTFRTKEIEFTLGVAFDYVLADGTEVNGSWVCEGNKLVGKFTRKDNNKELLTTREIVGDELVQAYSYEGVDAKRFFKKE from the exons ATGGCATTCAACGGTACCTGGAAGGCTGAAAGAAATGACAACTATGACAAGTTTATGGAACAGATGG GAGTAAATGTTATGAAAAGAAAGCTTGCCAGCCATGATAACCTGAAACTTACAATTCACCAAGATGGAGATAAGTTTACTATCAAAGAGTCCAGTACCTTCCGAACAAAAGAAATTGAGTTCACTTTGGGAGTAGCATTCGACTATGTACTGGCAGATGGAACAGAAGTGAAT GGTTCATGGGTTTGTGAGGGAAACAAGCTTGTTGGAAAGttcaccagaaaagacaacaacAAGGAGCTACTGACAACaagggaaattgttggagatgaGCTTGTACAG GCTTATTCATATGAAGGAGTTGATGCCAAGAGATTTTTCAAAAAGGAATAA